TATGTCATTTTTCATGCAAAGATGGCATTGTTTGACCTAGCCCTAACCCTAATCCATAACAAAGAGATTTCAAACAATATTATCTTTGCATTAAAAATGACATAACTGAGTGCATGACAGCTGTCAAAAACATGTATAAAACCTCCTTCATATTGATGTCATGATTATGAAGGTGTCATGTCAGTTTTATTCACATACCTTCAAGTAAAGTGTAACCTAATAAACTATTAATCAACAGAAAAAAGGCCAAAGAGCCATACAACTGATTAAAGAAAAAGATATACTTACAGAGATGGAGTAAATCAGTGCAGCAATGCCCAGAGGTAAGCAGCAGCACAGCATGGTGAAGATGGAATAGGCCAGGTAATCTGGCACTGGATTGGCCAGTGGAGCGGCGGTCACAAAAACAGCAGGCTGTACAGTGACCACAGGCTGTCCTGGATATGGCCCCTGGGTGTACGGGCCCTGGGGGACCGGCTGGTTCAGAAAGGTGGGAGGATATACAGCAGGATTGTGCTGGTATGCTGGTGGTGGCGCTTCTGGCATCCCTGATTTCTCAGATGAATTTGAAGACCCTGGAGGCTGATTGATAGAGTGGCTGGGATCCATTTTTTCTGGTTATTGTTTTTTCCTTTGCCTTGTAATCTGCAGCAAAGTATGTAATACTGTACTCTGGTTCAGTCTTTTATGTGGTGATGAAAGTAGCCAGCGAATGGGAGCTGAGTTGTAGGTTGTTGGGGAGGAGTAACAAACACTTTTCCACTATTTCCTTTAAATTCTGTGACTGCAGGCACCATCTTTTTAGTTATACGTTTACTCTGATGAAATAAGAGGATTATTTCACCACACCCGAACATTGTTCTGCGACATTTTCACAATGAATCTTCCTCTTTTTAATCTTTTTCCTCATTCCCCTGTTAGCACTGCCTTAAATTTTTTCATTGCAACGTTGGTTATAAACTCAACCTTCCCGTATTTTAGAAGAGAAAAGCTCCTAATTAAATGAGAAACAA
The nucleotide sequence above comes from Carassius gibelio isolate Cgi1373 ecotype wild population from Czech Republic chromosome B16, carGib1.2-hapl.c, whole genome shotgun sequence. Encoded proteins:
- the LOC127974654 gene encoding synapse differentiation-inducing gene protein 1-like; amino-acid sequence: MDPSHSINQPPGSSNSSEKSGMPEAPPPAYQHNPAVYPPTFLNQPVPQGPYTQGPYPGQPVVTVQPAVFVTAAPLANPVPDYLAYSIFTMLCCCLPLGIAALIYSISTRDANFAGQRELAEKNSKTALTLNHLGLGIGLVVIVLIIISQIVILSAR